A genomic stretch from Actinomadura rubteroloni includes:
- a CDS encoding AAA family ATPase: MAKSRSKRTNAQRTRARAGARTDAARDAARLAADAEKLEAAELETTGDRSTDLVEAPASTGPVDEAHLREAVVRAERARELADRRAAAAQAAEEALENKYRREADRLAANVRELEAEKTALSTRAAELDRRESALDERELSLTERSERVLELEEDAKRGFAGYRHEQLERLRGELDERRALFDAELHAREERLVRALAERESALARREEEARDREAELEAVRLEQQRTERRLAAREEYLEQEAADRADDLRAELEAELERERHNASSWRLRWEAVNRLAEERDRALAERDVAIAVFGGRSEHEIAEELTRLRAENAELRRDAAARPVADQDRVAELESRFHDLTVEREGLAQRNAELRRQVAAAKISTVERENSRMVNQALERLNETLRAEIHQQTVTLEQLQAESQRTSPFPSCFSMDADPTLNHRPPLSVGPVDLADLVTRVRHRMAADLGLFYSEQDMRCFVAGLATSRLHLLQGISGIGKTRLPEAFARVTGAGSETVAVAAEWRSPQDLVGYYNPFERKFYETDFMQALYRAQLPLFADKPFFIVLDEMNLSHPEQYFSDLLSALERKEGDSSERPAIRLLTARVDPAPALLRDGRSLELPDNVWFVGTANNDETTVRFADKTYDRAHILELPSRPTPFQGDDAAPLTPVSMRNLQESFQRAAQKHRDAARRTLDFFDAELGDRLRDDFGVSWGSRFHRQAERFVPVVVEARGTPGEAADHLLATKILRKLSGQVGVPAGELRALADLVEARWSATFPDTPPERSLRAIRAEIRARGAG, from the coding sequence ATGGCCAAGAGCCGCAGCAAGCGGACCAACGCCCAGCGCACCAGGGCGCGCGCGGGCGCACGGACGGACGCCGCGAGGGACGCCGCGCGCCTGGCCGCCGACGCTGAGAAGCTGGAGGCCGCTGAGCTGGAGACCACCGGGGACCGGAGCACCGACCTCGTCGAGGCGCCCGCGTCCACCGGTCCGGTCGACGAGGCGCACCTGCGCGAGGCCGTCGTCCGCGCCGAGCGCGCCCGCGAACTCGCCGACCGGCGCGCGGCCGCCGCGCAGGCCGCCGAGGAGGCGCTCGAGAACAAGTACCGGCGGGAGGCGGACCGGCTCGCTGCGAACGTGCGCGAACTGGAGGCCGAGAAGACCGCCCTGTCAACGCGCGCCGCCGAACTGGACCGCCGCGAATCGGCGCTGGACGAACGCGAGCTGTCGCTGACGGAACGCTCCGAACGCGTCCTGGAGCTGGAAGAGGACGCCAAACGCGGTTTCGCGGGCTACCGCCACGAACAACTCGAACGGTTGCGCGGCGAACTGGACGAGCGGCGCGCATTGTTCGACGCCGAGTTGCACGCCCGTGAAGAACGGCTGGTCCGCGCCCTCGCCGAGCGGGAGAGCGCGCTGGCGCGCCGGGAGGAGGAGGCGCGCGACCGGGAAGCCGAGCTGGAAGCCGTCCGGCTCGAACAACAGCGCACCGAACGGCGCCTCGCCGCGCGCGAGGAGTACCTGGAGCAGGAGGCCGCGGACCGGGCCGACGACCTGCGGGCCGAACTGGAGGCCGAACTGGAGCGCGAGCGGCACAACGCGTCCAGTTGGCGCCTGCGGTGGGAGGCCGTCAACCGGCTCGCCGAGGAACGGGACCGGGCGCTCGCCGAGCGGGACGTCGCGATCGCCGTGTTCGGCGGCCGGAGCGAGCACGAGATCGCCGAGGAGCTCACCCGCCTCCGCGCCGAGAACGCCGAGCTACGCCGCGATGCGGCGGCCCGGCCCGTCGCGGACCAGGACCGGGTCGCCGAACTGGAGTCCCGCTTCCACGATCTGACGGTCGAGCGGGAAGGGCTCGCCCAGCGGAACGCCGAGCTGCGCCGCCAGGTCGCCGCCGCGAAGATCTCGACGGTGGAGCGCGAGAACAGCCGCATGGTGAACCAGGCGCTGGAACGGCTCAACGAAACGCTCCGCGCCGAAATCCACCAGCAGACGGTGACGTTGGAACAACTCCAGGCGGAATCCCAGCGCACCTCACCGTTCCCGTCCTGTTTCTCCATGGACGCCGATCCGACGCTCAACCACCGTCCCCCGCTGTCCGTCGGTCCGGTCGACCTGGCCGATCTCGTGACGCGCGTCCGGCACCGCATGGCCGCCGATCTCGGGCTCTTCTATTCCGAGCAGGACATGCGGTGCTTCGTCGCGGGACTGGCGACCAGCAGGCTCCACCTGCTCCAGGGAATCAGCGGCATCGGCAAGACCCGCCTGCCCGAGGCCTTCGCGCGGGTGACCGGAGCGGGCTCGGAGACCGTCGCGGTCGCCGCCGAATGGCGCAGCCCGCAGGACCTCGTCGGGTACTACAACCCGTTCGAGCGGAAGTTCTACGAGACCGACTTCATGCAGGCGCTGTATCGGGCGCAGCTTCCGCTTTTCGCCGACAAGCCGTTCTTCATCGTCCTCGACGAGATGAATCTGTCCCACCCGGAGCAGTACTTCAGCGATCTGCTCTCCGCCCTGGAACGCAAGGAGGGCGACTCTTCGGAGCGTCCGGCGATCCGGTTGCTGACCGCGCGCGTGGATCCGGCGCCCGCGCTGCTCCGCGACGGCCGGTCGCTGGAGCTTCCCGACAACGTTTGGTTCGTCGGGACCGCCAACAACGACGAGACCACCGTCCGGTTCGCCGACAAGACCTATGACCGCGCGCACATCCTGGAACTGCCGTCCCGGCCGACGCCGTTCCAGGGCGACGACGCGGCGCCCCTCACCCCCGTCTCGATGCGAAATCTCCAGGAGTCGTTCCAGCGCGCCGCCCAGAAACACAGGGACGCGGCCCGCCGGACGCTCGACTTCTTCGACGCCGAACTCGGCGATCGGCTGCGCGACGACTTCGGCGTCTCGTGGGGAAGCCGCTTCCACCGACAGGCCGAACGGTTCGTGCCCGTGGTGGTGGAAGCGCGGGGAACGCCCGGAGAGGCCGCCGATCATCTGCTCGCCACGAAAATCCTCCGCAAGCTGTCGGGCCAGGTCGGCGTCCCCGCCGGCGAGCTGCGCGCGCTCGCCGACCTGGTCGAGGCGCGCTGGTCTGCGACGTTCCCGGACACGCCGCCGGAGCGGTCCCTGCGGGCGATCCGTGCCGAGATCCGCGCGCGGGGCGCCGGGTGA